In the Hordeum vulgare subsp. vulgare chromosome 7H, MorexV3_pseudomolecules_assembly, whole genome shotgun sequence genome, one interval contains:
- the LOC123412467 gene encoding calmodulin-binding receptor kinase CaMRLK: MPLHSHARHLVLFLLVLSTAVPGSVSSSCAGGVRDDAATVAAAFRYVRNFPPQAVPACRPVRELLLPSRNLTGAVAWAALANLSALAALDLSGNALQGAIPGGFWRAPALRAVDVSGNQLGGSLRVEPNPRLQSLNVSGNRFTVVAGVDGLPGLDALDVSANRISAVPQGLRRLTRLRRLDLSRNAMRGRFPGDLPPLDGVRFLNVSYNNLSGAVNASAVKKFGPSSFIHAGNSSLVFSKDSPARPSRPHSLPPPPRGTSGGKKGPVSKAKSMATKTKRKKHLGVVAVAIVCGVASVIVLLCLVGSVACGVVRCRNRKHGDKEAEEKKVRWGDKEEDEVVVAAATAKGASAAPVVLFERPLMELTLADLAAATSGFGRESQLAERGGRSGAAYRAILPGDLQVVVRVVEGAMAGVVEDDNPAAAAAAFRELARLRHPNILPLLGYCIAGREKLLLYEYMEKGDLHRWLHELPAGRPDMEDTTGGDIWEAAEDKRSISDWPTRHRIALGVARGLAFLHQGWAGSGRAVVHGHLVPTNVLLSDDLEPRISDFGHLGGGGDEDDATPEADVYGFGALVLELMTGQARWDEASVSWARGIIRDGKGLDIVDPRVHAGEVAEREMVECLRVGYLCTAHSPDKRPTMQQVVGVLKDIRPRVLDGGGDA; this comes from the exons ATGCCACTCCACTCCCACGCCCGCCACCTGGTGCTCTTCCTGCTGGTTCTTTCCACCGCGGTTCCCGGCTCCGTCTCATCTTCTTGCGCCGGCGGCGTCCGGGACGACGCGGCGACCGTCGCGGCCGCGTTCCGCTACGTGCGCAACTTCCCGCCGCAGGCCGTGCCGGCATGCAGGCCCGTCCGGGAGCTGCTCCTCCCGTCGCGGAACCTCACGGGCGCCGTGGCGTGGGCGGCGCTCGCGAACCTGTCCGCCCTCGCCGCGCTCGACCTCTCCGGGAACGCGCTCCAGGGCGCCATCCCCGGCGGGTTCTGGCGCGCGCCGGCGCTCCGCGCCGTCGACGTGTCGGGGAACCAGCTCGGCGGCTCTCTGCGGGTCGAGCCCAACCCGCGGCTGCAGTCCCTCAACGTGTCCGGCAACCGCTTCACCGTCGTCGCCGGGGTGGACGGCCTCCCGGGGCTCGACGCACTCGACGTGTCGGCGAACAGGATCAGCGCGGTGCCGCAGGGGCTGAGGCGGCTCACGCGattgcgccggctcgacctctccCGGAACGCGATGCGCGGGAGGTTCCCCGGCGACCTGCCTCCCCTCGACGGTGTCCGTTTCTTGAACGTCTCTTACAACAACCTGTCCGGCGCGGTGAACGCCAGCGCCGTGAAGAAGTTCGGGCCCTCGTCGTTCATCCACGCCGGCAATTcttctttagtgttctcaaaagaCTCCCCTGCGCGGCCCAGTCGGCCTCATTCACtgcctccgccgccacgaggaacAAGTGGTGGAAAGAAGGGCCCCGTGAGCAAGGCAAAGAGCATGGCAACGAAGACGAAAAGAAAGAAGCATCTGGGTGTGGTCGCCGTGGCGATTGTGTGCGGGGTGGCGTCAGTCATCGTCCTGCTCTGCTTGGTCGGATCCGTGGCGTGCGGGGTGGTGAGGTGCAGGAACAGGAAGCACGGAgacaaggaggcggaggagaagaaggtgCGGTGGGGCGACAAGGAAGAAGACGAGGTGGTTGTGGCGGCGGCGACAGCAAAGGGGGCATCGGCCGCGCCGGTGGTGCTCTTCGAGCGGCCGCTCATGGAGCTGACGCTCGCCGACCTCGCCGCGGCCACTTCTGGCTTCGGCCGCGAATCCCAGCTCGCGGAGCGCGGCGGTCGCAGCGGCGCGGCGTACCGCGCCATTCTGCCCGGCGACCTGCAGGTCGTCGTGCGCGTCGTGGAGGGCGCCATggccggggtcgtcgaggacgacaaCCCGGCCGCCGCAGCCGCGGCGTTCCGGGAACTCGCGCGGCTCCGGCACCCCAACATCCTTCCGCTCCTTGGATACTGCATTGCAG GGAGGGAGAAGCTGCTGCTATACGAGTACATGGAGAAGGGCGACCTCCACCGGTGGCTGCACGAGCTGCCCGCGGGGCGGCCGGACATGGAGGACACCACCGGCGGCGACATCTGGGAGGCGGCGGAGGACAAGCGGTCGATATCCGACTGGCCGACCCGGCACCGCATCGCGCTGGGCGTCGCCCGGGGCCTGGCGTTCCTGCATCAAGGGTGGGCCGGGTCAGGCCGGGCCGTGGTGCACGGCCACCTCGTCCCCACCAACGTGCTCCTCAGCGACGACCTGGAGCCCCGGATATCCGACTTCGGGCACCTCGGCGGCGGAGGAGACGAGGACGACGCGACGCCGGAGGcggacgtgtacgggttcggcgcCCTGGTGCTGGAGCTGATGACGGGACAGGCGCGGTGGGACGAGGCGTCGGTGAGCTGGGCGCGCGGGATCATCCGCGACGGCAAGGGGCTGGACATCGTGGACCCCCGGGTGCACGCCGGCGAGGTGGCGGAGCGGGAGATGGTGGAGTGCCTGCGGGTGGGGTACCTGTGCACGGCGCACTCGCCGGACAAGCGGCCGACGATGCAGCAGGTGGTGGGCGTGCTCAAGGACATCCGGCCTCGTGTGCTCGACGGCGGTGGCGATGCATGA